The proteins below come from a single Malus sylvestris chromosome 3, drMalSylv7.2, whole genome shotgun sequence genomic window:
- the LOC126616199 gene encoding F-box/kelch-repeat protein At1g57790-like isoform X2: MLAPKETNEDLALPDDACPVLNVGEEKEIGMQGLEKKNNSVNEVEDGRWQRPPLDIMENIVQRLDLLDRIRLSILCKYWRMIVMQIIRSAPPFPWLVGLSEAASWLLFGTQPSSSYLEFSIPPEGKVIKLGLPKRNQGCFHSSSKGWLIMVNEEHSEVFLLNPISGAKHELPSLRRIPYFKKFGGKADRFVDKIALSSSNLSECTVAAIFSSGEIGVCRPKKGWNISRMWDRKTYPSCLLFSSCGMIYVLVENTVKNSKSGHVVTRTLCLGDGDELELKLVYDKEKSRKGSFNCWGEGDFLDVKVKDESYLIESTTSNAVLLIRQIKDQMKTDLNTWTRTHDFLVYKIDPENGESFIEVQSLGNQILFVTRRGCSFSFPVSNSNGSEANCIYFVELGGIDHDDMFCVENSGHSRTTMCDFSHPFYLDGRKFGRSKKFYDSIETEFTWGVSWYSPSLQ, from the exons ATGCTGGCGCCGAAGGAGACGAACGAGGACTTGGCTCTCCCCGACGATGCGTGCCCCGTTCTCAACGTCGGCGAGGAGAAGGAGATCGGCATGCAGGGCTTGGAGAAGAAGAATAACAGCGTCAACGAGGTTGAAG ATGGGCGTTGGCAGAGACCACCTTTGGATATCATGGAGAATATCGTACAACGCCTCGACTTACTTGATCGGATTCGCTTAAGCATCCTCTGCAAGTACTGGAGAATGATTGTTATGCAAATTATCCGCAGTGCTCCGCCATTCCCATGGTTAGTAGGCCTATCTGAAGCAGCTTCCTGGTTATTATTTGGAACTCAACCGAGTTCCAGTTACTTAGAGTTCTCCATCCCACCTGAAGGTAAAGTTATCAAGCTAGGGTTGCCTAAGCGAAATCAAGGGTGCTTTCATAGTTCCTCCAAAGGTTGGTTGATAATGGTCAATGAAGAACACTCTGAAGTATTTCTACTAAACCCTATTTCAGGAGCCAAACACGAACTTCCTTCCTTGAGAAGAATCCCATATTTCAAGAAATTTGGTGGAAAAGCCGACCGATTTGTTGACAAAATTGCACTATCGAGTTCAAATCTATCAGAATGTACGGTGGCAGCAATTTTTTCTTCTGGGGAAATTGGTGTGTGCAGGCCAAAAAAAGGTTGGAACATATCTCGGATGTGGGATAGAAAAACGTATCCTTCATGCCTACTGTTTTCGTCTTGTGGCATGATATATGTCTTGGTCGAAAACACTGTCAAAAACAGTAAGTCTGGACACGTTGTAACTCGCACATTATGCCTCGGAGATGGTGATGAGCTGGAATTGAAGTTGGTGTATgacaaagaaaaatcacgaaAGGGTTCATTCAACTGCTGGGGTGAAGGTGACTTTTTGGATGTCAAGGTCAAAGACGAGTCATATTTGATAGAATCAACAACCAGCAACGCAGTCTTGTTGATCCGTCAAATTAAGGATCAAATGAAAACCGATTTGAATACCTGGACAAGGACTCATGATTTTCTAGTTTACAAGATCGATCCGGAGAATGGTGAAAGCTTTATCGAGGTACAGAGTTTGGGGAatcaaatattatttgttaCACGCCGAGGCTGTTCCTTTTCCTTTCCAGTGAGTAATTCCAACGGGTCGGAAGCAAACTGCATTTATTTTGTGGAGTTAGGAGGAATTGACCACGACGACATGTTTTGTGTTGAGAATTCTGGACATAGTAGAACCACCATGTGTGATTTTTCTCATCCTTTCTACTTAGATGGCCGGAAATTTGGAAGATCCAAAAAATTTTATGATAGTATTGAAACTGAATTCACTTGGGGAGTGAGTTGGTACAGTCCGAGTTTACAGTAG
- the LOC126616194 gene encoding formate--tetrahydrofolate ligase-like, with product MLLRTQSLSLFIFNQSTTETRAHKTQAFQIKPTKQDSKFDFFDDSTMSSSSKTARKLQVASPVPADIDIANSVEPLHISEIAKELHLSPDHYDLYGKYKAKVLLSVIDELKGSGDGYYVVVGGITPTPLGEGKSTTTVGLCQALGAFQDKKVVTCLRQPSQGPTFGIKGGAAGGGYSQVIPMDEFNLHMTGDIHAITAANNLLAAAIDTRIFHEATQSDKALLNRLCPPNKEGKRSFNDIMFRRLKKLGISKTTPEELTPEEVKQFARLDIDPDSITWRRVMDINDRFLRKISIGQGPDEKGMVRETGFDISVASEIMAVLALTISLADMRERLGKMVIGNSRAGDPVTADDLGVGGALTVLMKDAINPTLMQTLEGTPVLVHAGPFANIAHGNSSIVADKIALKLVGPGGFVVTEAGFGADIGTEKFMNIKCRYSGLTPQCAVIVATIRALKMHGGGPDVVAGKPLNKAYVTEDVALVEAGCVNLAKHISNTKAYGVNVVVAVNKFSTDSEAELNAVRNAALAAGAYDAVICTHHAHGGKGAVDLGIAVQKACENVTQPLKFLYPLECSIKEKIEAIAKSYGASSVEYSEQAEKQIEMYSKQGFSGLPICMAKTQYSFSHNASEKGAPTGFVLPIRDVRASIGAGFIYPLVGTMSTMPGLPTRPCFYDIDLDTTTGRVIGLS from the exons ATGCTCCTCAGAACCCAATCTCTATCGCTCTTCATCTTCAACCAATCAACAACCGAAACCAGAGCGCATAAAACCCAAGCATTTCAGATCAAACCCACCAAGCAAGATTCGAAATTTGACTTTTTCGACGACTCCACGATGAGTTCTTCATCCAAAACGGCGAGGAAGCTGCAGGTGGCGTCGCCGGTGCCGGCGGACATCGACATTGCCAACTCTGTCGAGCCTCTCCACATCTCTGAGATTGCAAAAGAGCTTCATCTCAGTCCCGATCACTATGATCTTTATGGAAAGTACAAGGCCAAG gttttgttATCAGTGATTGATGAGCTGAAAGGATCTGGAGATGGGTATTATGTGGTGGTTGGAGGGATAACTCCTACCCCTCTTGGAGAAGGCAAGTCGACCACTACTGTTGGACTCTGTCAAGCTTTGGGTGCTTTTCAGGATAAGAAG GTTGTTACTTGCCTTCGTCAACCATCACAAGGACCAACATTTGGAATCAAAGGGGGTGCAGCAGGTGGTGGTTATAGTCAGGTGATCCCAATGGATGAGTTTAATCTTCACATGACAGGAGATATTCATGCAATAACAGCTGCAAACAATCTTCTGGCTGCTGCCATTGATACTCGGATTTTCCACGAGGCAACCCAATCAGATAAGGCTCTACTGAACCGGTTATGTCCaccaaacaaagaaggaaaacgGAGTTTCAATGACATCATGTTTAGACGTCTAAAGAAGCTTGGCATCTCCAAGACCACACCCGAGGAACTTACACCGGAAGAAGTTAAGCAATTTGCTAGGCTTGATATTGACCCAGATTCTATCACTTGGAGAAGAGTAATGGATATAAATGATCGGTTCTTGAGGAAGATTTCAATTGGCCAAGGCCCTGATGAGAAAGGGATGGTAAGAGAAACAGGATTTGATATTTCAGTTGCCAGTGAAATAATGGCAGTTTTGGCCCTTACAATATCTCTAGCGGATATGAGGGAGAGGCTTGGGAAAATGGTGATTGGAAACAGCAGGGCTGGTGACCCTGTAACTGCCGATGATCTTGGTGTTGGAGGTGCATTAACAGTGCTAATGAAGGATGCTATTAACCCTACTTTAATGCAGACTCTTGAGGGAACCCCAGTTCTTGTTCATGCTGGTCCTTTTGCAAACATTGCGCACGGGAATTCCTCTATTGTGGCTGATAAGATTGCACTGAAACTGGTAGGACCAGGTGGGTTTGTAGTCACAGAAGCTGGTTTTGGTGCTGATATTGGTACTGAGAAGTTCATGAACATAAAATGCAGATATAGCGGTTTAACACCACAATGTGCAGTTATAGTTGCAACTATAAGGGCCTTGAAAATGCATGGTGGGGGGCCTGATGTTGTTGCTGGGAAGCCTCTTAACAAGGCCTATGTAACTGAGGATGTGGCTTTAGTTGAGGCTGGTTGTGTGAATTTGGCCAAGCATATTTCAAACACAAAAGCCTATGGTGTGaatgttgttgttgctgtgAACAAGTTCTCGACTGATAGTGAAGCAGAACTAAATGCAGTCAGAAATGCAGCATTGGCTGCTGGGGCATATGATGCTGTTATTTGCACTCATCACGCCCATGGTGGAAAAGGAGCG GTGGACCTAGGAATTGCAGTTCAGAAAGCCTGCGAGAATGTTACACAACCACTGAAGTTTTTATATCCTCTGGAGTGTAGTATTAAAGAGAAAATAGAAGCAATAGCCAAGTCATATGGCGCGAGCAGCGTTGAATACTCAGAGCAG GCTGAGAAACAAATTGAGATGTACAGCAAGCAAGGGTTTTCTGGTCTGCCCATATGCATGGCGAAAACCCAGTATTCGTTTTCACATAATGCTTCTGAGAAAGGAGCTCCCACAGGATTCGTCTTACCAATAAGGGATGTAAGAGCTAGCATTGGAGCTGGATTCATCTATCCTTTGGTGGGAACAATGAGTACAATGCCAGGTCTTCCAACTCGTCCTTGCTTCTATGACATTGATCTTGACACCACAACCGGAAGGGTCATCGGTCTTTCTTGA
- the LOC126616199 gene encoding F-box/kelch-repeat protein At1g57790-like isoform X1, with translation MLAPKETNEDLALPDDACPVLNVGEEKEIGMQGLEKKNNSVNEVEVVDGRWQRPPLDIMENIVQRLDLLDRIRLSILCKYWRMIVMQIIRSAPPFPWLVGLSEAASWLLFGTQPSSSYLEFSIPPEGKVIKLGLPKRNQGCFHSSSKGWLIMVNEEHSEVFLLNPISGAKHELPSLRRIPYFKKFGGKADRFVDKIALSSSNLSECTVAAIFSSGEIGVCRPKKGWNISRMWDRKTYPSCLLFSSCGMIYVLVENTVKNSKSGHVVTRTLCLGDGDELELKLVYDKEKSRKGSFNCWGEGDFLDVKVKDESYLIESTTSNAVLLIRQIKDQMKTDLNTWTRTHDFLVYKIDPENGESFIEVQSLGNQILFVTRRGCSFSFPVSNSNGSEANCIYFVELGGIDHDDMFCVENSGHSRTTMCDFSHPFYLDGRKFGRSKKFYDSIETEFTWGVSWYSPSLQ, from the exons ATGCTGGCGCCGAAGGAGACGAACGAGGACTTGGCTCTCCCCGACGATGCGTGCCCCGTTCTCAACGTCGGCGAGGAGAAGGAGATCGGCATGCAGGGCTTGGAGAAGAAGAATAACAGCGTCAACGAGGTTGAAG TTGTAGATGGGCGTTGGCAGAGACCACCTTTGGATATCATGGAGAATATCGTACAACGCCTCGACTTACTTGATCGGATTCGCTTAAGCATCCTCTGCAAGTACTGGAGAATGATTGTTATGCAAATTATCCGCAGTGCTCCGCCATTCCCATGGTTAGTAGGCCTATCTGAAGCAGCTTCCTGGTTATTATTTGGAACTCAACCGAGTTCCAGTTACTTAGAGTTCTCCATCCCACCTGAAGGTAAAGTTATCAAGCTAGGGTTGCCTAAGCGAAATCAAGGGTGCTTTCATAGTTCCTCCAAAGGTTGGTTGATAATGGTCAATGAAGAACACTCTGAAGTATTTCTACTAAACCCTATTTCAGGAGCCAAACACGAACTTCCTTCCTTGAGAAGAATCCCATATTTCAAGAAATTTGGTGGAAAAGCCGACCGATTTGTTGACAAAATTGCACTATCGAGTTCAAATCTATCAGAATGTACGGTGGCAGCAATTTTTTCTTCTGGGGAAATTGGTGTGTGCAGGCCAAAAAAAGGTTGGAACATATCTCGGATGTGGGATAGAAAAACGTATCCTTCATGCCTACTGTTTTCGTCTTGTGGCATGATATATGTCTTGGTCGAAAACACTGTCAAAAACAGTAAGTCTGGACACGTTGTAACTCGCACATTATGCCTCGGAGATGGTGATGAGCTGGAATTGAAGTTGGTGTATgacaaagaaaaatcacgaaAGGGTTCATTCAACTGCTGGGGTGAAGGTGACTTTTTGGATGTCAAGGTCAAAGACGAGTCATATTTGATAGAATCAACAACCAGCAACGCAGTCTTGTTGATCCGTCAAATTAAGGATCAAATGAAAACCGATTTGAATACCTGGACAAGGACTCATGATTTTCTAGTTTACAAGATCGATCCGGAGAATGGTGAAAGCTTTATCGAGGTACAGAGTTTGGGGAatcaaatattatttgttaCACGCCGAGGCTGTTCCTTTTCCTTTCCAGTGAGTAATTCCAACGGGTCGGAAGCAAACTGCATTTATTTTGTGGAGTTAGGAGGAATTGACCACGACGACATGTTTTGTGTTGAGAATTCTGGACATAGTAGAACCACCATGTGTGATTTTTCTCATCCTTTCTACTTAGATGGCCGGAAATTTGGAAGATCCAAAAAATTTTATGATAGTATTGAAACTGAATTCACTTGGGGAGTGAGTTGGTACAGTCCGAGTTTACAGTAG